The Erythrobacter insulae genome window below encodes:
- the proB gene encoding glutamate 5-kinase encodes MSVENLLDFRDVEKCPRLVIKIGSALLIHPDGEPRFEWLRTVAHEISGARERGQEIIVVASGSVALGASMLELPDGGRGTLAHAQAAASVGQVFLASTWAQLLAEYNLKAGQMLLTLDDLEGRSRYLNARNTLRELLERGAIPIINENDTIATNEIRFGDNDRLAARVAQVAGANGILLLTDVDGLYDKHPEEPDAQMLSEVRGVTEEIHDMATGGSGSGIGSGGMTSKLLAAEIAERAGIALAIIKGKDDYPIGRAISADTGTLFLPKRDDNAFKNWIGGRLRFSGSIRIDDGALKALQNGKSLLAAGITGVFGDFERGDVIAIEDAQGRMIAKGMIEYDKEDCVKIRGLRSDQVARRLGHVPRSAVIHRDQMVML; translated from the coding sequence ATGTCTGTCGAGAATCTCCTCGATTTCCGTGATGTTGAAAAATGCCCCCGGCTTGTAATCAAGATCGGGTCGGCATTGTTGATTCACCCCGATGGTGAGCCGCGTTTTGAATGGCTCCGCACCGTGGCGCACGAAATCTCCGGAGCGCGTGAACGCGGGCAGGAGATCATCGTGGTGGCGTCTGGATCGGTCGCGCTTGGTGCCTCTATGCTGGAATTGCCTGATGGAGGGCGCGGGACACTTGCCCATGCACAGGCCGCCGCATCCGTTGGCCAGGTGTTCTTGGCGTCCACCTGGGCGCAGCTGCTGGCTGAGTATAACCTTAAAGCCGGACAAATGCTGCTGACTTTGGATGATCTGGAAGGGCGCAGCCGGTATCTCAATGCGCGCAATACCCTGCGCGAATTGCTGGAACGCGGTGCCATTCCGATCATCAACGAAAATGATACGATCGCGACCAACGAAATCCGGTTTGGCGACAATGATCGTCTCGCAGCGCGCGTGGCGCAGGTCGCAGGTGCCAACGGTATCTTGCTGCTGACCGATGTTGACGGCCTGTATGACAAACACCCGGAAGAACCCGATGCACAAATGCTTTCAGAGGTCCGGGGCGTAACCGAAGAAATCCACGATATGGCAACCGGCGGGTCTGGGTCCGGGATTGGTTCGGGCGGGATGACGTCCAAATTGCTCGCCGCAGAAATTGCCGAGCGGGCGGGCATCGCGCTTGCGATCATCAAGGGCAAGGACGATTATCCGATCGGCCGCGCCATCAGCGCGGATACGGGTACCTTGTTCTTGCCGAAACGCGACGATAATGCGTTCAAGAACTGGATCGGCGGGCGGCTGCGTTTCAGCGGATCAATCCGCATTGATGATGGCGCGCTCAAGGCGCTGCAAAACGGCAAGAGTCTGCTCGCCGCCGGAATAACGGGCGTTTTCGGAGACTTTGAACGCGGCGATGTCATCGCGATCGAAGATGCCCAGGGTCGGATGATCGCCAAAGGCATGATCGAATATGACAAGGAAGACTGCGTCAAAATAAGAGGGCTGCGCAGCGATCAGGTCGCTCGCCGGCTTGGCCATGTCCCACGCTCTGCGGTGATCCACCGCGACCAGATGGTTATGTTGTAA
- the obgE gene encoding GTPase ObgE: MHFLDQAKIYLKSGAGGPGAVSFRREKYVEYGGPDGGNGGKGGDIIFEAVQGLNTLIDFRYSQHFKAKRGNHGQGKDRTGAAAPDLVIKVPVGTQILSEDKEEVLADFTEIGQRITFLEGGMGGRGNASYKSSTNRAPRQHQPGTPSEEMWVWLRLKLLADVGLLGLPNAGKSTFINAVSNAGAKVGHYAFTTLVPKLGVVHHKGREFVLADIPGLIEGAADGAGIGDRFLGHIERCRVLIHLIDIAGDDPAQAMQVVQDELAAYGAGLEDKPQLIVLNKLDLADKELSEAFAAELRDAGAERVFSVSGATGEGIGELMDAVLGYLPDRTSTETKTVEVEDESEADADWSPI, encoded by the coding sequence ATGCATTTCCTCGACCAAGCCAAAATCTATCTTAAATCGGGTGCCGGAGGGCCGGGAGCGGTCAGTTTCCGGCGCGAGAAGTACGTCGAATATGGCGGCCCAGACGGCGGTAATGGGGGCAAAGGCGGCGATATCATCTTTGAAGCCGTTCAAGGCCTCAACACGCTTATCGATTTCCGGTATTCCCAGCATTTTAAGGCCAAGCGCGGCAATCACGGACAGGGCAAGGATCGCACTGGTGCGGCGGCTCCTGATCTTGTGATCAAAGTGCCGGTCGGCACCCAAATCTTGTCGGAAGATAAAGAAGAAGTGCTCGCGGATTTTACCGAGATCGGGCAGCGGATCACCTTTCTTGAAGGCGGGATGGGAGGACGCGGCAATGCGTCCTACAAATCTTCCACAAACCGCGCTCCGCGCCAGCACCAGCCGGGCACACCTAGCGAGGAAATGTGGGTCTGGCTGCGGCTAAAACTGCTGGCCGACGTTGGCTTGCTCGGATTGCCCAATGCGGGAAAATCGACATTCATCAACGCCGTATCCAATGCAGGGGCAAAGGTTGGTCATTATGCCTTCACGACTTTGGTCCCGAAACTGGGCGTTGTGCATCACAAGGGCCGCGAATTTGTGCTGGCGGATATTCCGGGCCTGATCGAAGGCGCAGCCGATGGTGCAGGCATTGGTGACAGGTTCCTCGGCCATATCGAGCGCTGCCGGGTTTTGATCCATTTGATTGATATCGCTGGCGATGACCCGGCACAGGCAATGCAGGTCGTTCAGGATGAACTTGCAGCCTATGGTGCGGGTCTGGAAGACAAACCGCAATTGATTGTGCTGAACAAGCTGGATCTGGCCGATAAAGAACTGTCGGAGGCTTTTGCCGCCGAACTGCGCGACGCGGGCGCCGAAAGAGTTTTTTCCGTGTCAGGCGCCACAGGTGAGGGTATCGGGGAACTTATGGATGCGGTTCTTGGTTATTTACCTGACCGAACATCGACCGAAACGAAAACCGTCGAAGTTGAAGACGAATCTGAGGCGGATGCCGATTGGTCGCCAATCTGA
- a CDS encoding TonB-dependent receptor plug domain-containing protein → MRLELRIGAAIAALGFAVPAIAQDNAVQNTQNDSAGDTGEEPVLLHSNRKELLVVASRSENLAIDDYTGSVQRLSAAQLEQRQTRDIADILRDVPGVAVSSVAGQTQIRLRGSEANHVLVLVDGIEVSDPFAGEFDIGTLQAEIGAGVDVLRGQQSALYGADAIGGVVAYQSASGADLNGFGGRVEAGTNNTVNGSARIGIGDYYGDLAVNATIVSTDGEPNARGGNRNLARDSYTVSAKGSVRPAENFQLRAATRFIRTEGGFNNSDFDTQSPTFGLIIDTPDAEFENEAIYVLAGANLSTFDGDWTHDLSAQIADINRDTFGAFGRSSGSEGDRFKASYVSAAQLGFADQKHYLTLAADWEREGFRNDDPFGTAFSERRVIENIGLAGEYRFEGYDIDLSAAVRHDINDRFADETTFRVGAGYQVTDTTRIRASAGSGIKNPGFFELFGFFDGQFIGNEDLQPEKSTGWEVGVDQSLARGDAVVSLVYFDNDLENEIFTIFPAPDFIATPANRQTISTRRGVEVSVNAMLGGGFSFDAAYSYLDAQEGGVKEVRRPDHIASAALNWTASDDSASVTLVIRHNGETEDLAFTDPSFVPVRETLDDFTLVNISGEMRVKEGVSLFGRAENLLNRTYEQVFSFVSPGRNVTVGIRATF, encoded by the coding sequence GTGAGACTTGAATTACGAATTGGCGCTGCGATTGCGGCGCTTGGCTTTGCTGTGCCGGCCATTGCGCAAGATAATGCGGTGCAAAACACTCAAAATGACAGTGCCGGGGACACGGGTGAAGAGCCGGTCCTGCTCCATTCGAACCGCAAGGAATTGCTGGTTGTGGCCAGCCGATCGGAGAATCTGGCGATTGATGATTACACAGGGTCCGTGCAGCGTTTGTCTGCGGCTCAGCTTGAACAGCGCCAGACGCGCGACATCGCCGATATCCTGCGCGATGTGCCGGGCGTCGCCGTCAGTTCCGTCGCAGGGCAGACCCAAATCCGCCTGCGCGGTTCAGAGGCAAACCATGTCCTTGTTTTGGTGGACGGAATCGAAGTGTCTGATCCGTTTGCAGGCGAATTTGATATTGGCACATTGCAGGCAGAAATCGGAGCGGGCGTAGATGTACTTCGCGGTCAGCAGTCCGCGCTTTACGGGGCAGATGCGATTGGCGGCGTCGTTGCCTATCAAAGCGCAAGCGGCGCAGATCTGAACGGATTTGGCGGGCGCGTCGAAGCAGGAACCAACAATACGGTGAATGGATCTGCGCGGATCGGGATCGGTGATTATTACGGCGATCTGGCGGTCAATGCGACCATCGTGAGCACCGATGGGGAGCCAAATGCGAGAGGCGGAAACCGCAACCTTGCGCGCGACAGTTACACTGTTTCGGCCAAGGGATCCGTTCGCCCGGCCGAAAACTTTCAACTGCGCGCCGCGACCCGTTTCATTCGGACCGAAGGCGGATTCAACAATTCAGACTTTGATACCCAAAGCCCTACATTCGGACTGATTATCGATACACCTGACGCCGAGTTTGAAAACGAGGCAATTTATGTCCTCGCCGGAGCGAATTTGAGCACGTTTGACGGCGATTGGACGCATGATTTATCGGCCCAGATCGCGGATATCAATCGAGACACCTTTGGCGCTTTTGGTCGCAGCAGCGGAAGCGAGGGTGACCGGTTCAAGGCGTCTTATGTAAGCGCGGCGCAGCTCGGCTTTGCAGACCAGAAACACTATCTCACCCTTGCTGCGGATTGGGAACGCGAAGGGTTCCGCAATGACGATCCGTTCGGAACTGCATTTTCCGAGCGGCGCGTGATCGAGAATATCGGTCTTGCAGGCGAATACCGTTTTGAAGGCTATGATATTGATCTGTCCGCAGCGGTCCGCCACGATATCAACGACAGGTTCGCCGATGAAACGACCTTCCGCGTGGGGGCCGGGTATCAGGTGACAGATACCACTCGAATTCGTGCGAGCGCAGGCTCCGGCATCAAGAACCCCGGATTTTTCGAATTGTTCGGATTCTTTGATGGCCAGTTTATCGGCAATGAAGATTTGCAACCTGAAAAATCCACCGGCTGGGAAGTGGGTGTTGATCAATCCCTCGCCCGGGGTGATGCGGTGGTTTCTCTCGTCTATTTCGATAATGATCTGGAGAATGAGATATTTACGATATTTCCTGCCCCAGATTTCATTGCCACACCCGCCAATAGACAAACCATTAGCACTCGGCGCGGGGTAGAGGTCTCGGTCAATGCCATGCTGGGCGGGGGTTTCTCTTTTGATGCAGCCTACAGCTATTTGGACGCGCAGGAAGGCGGCGTGAAAGAAGTGCGCCGCCCCGATCACATCGCCAGCGCCGCCTTAAATTGGACTGCATCGGATGATTCCGCCTCTGTAACGCTGGTAATACGGCACAATGGCGAAACCGAAGATCTGGCCTTCACCGATCCCAGCTTTGTGCCGGTGCGCGAGACCCTCGACGATTTCACGCTTGTGAACATATCCGGAGAGATGCGAGTGAAAGAGGGGGTCAGCCTGTTCGGAAGGGCTGAAAACCTGCTGAACCGGACATATGAGCAAGTGTTCAGCTTCGTTTCGCCAGGCCGGAATGTGACAGTCGGAATTCGCGCAACGTTCTAA